A region of the Synechococcus sp. PCC 7502 genome:
TGATAGTTCAACTCAGATTTTTTAGAAATTTTACCTACAACCTAAACCAGACCCCATAGATTTAGTGTATGGCTTGATACAGGCTTTGACTCTCGGTGATGTCCATACGAGCATACGATCGCAAACTTAAATCCGAAACCTCTCCCCGTTTTAGGTGCATTGCGCCAGCACAACCAATCATAGCGGCATTATCTGTACATAAAACCAAGGGCGGAAATACTAGGTGCAGATTGTGAATTTGTGCCAGATGATTTAAATGCGATCGCAACGCTGAATTAGCAGCAACCCCACCTACAACCACGATCGTACCTAGATCATTTTCTACAGCACAGTTAATTGCCCTTGTACTTAAAGCCAATGCCACGGTTTCTTGAAAACTAGCAGCAATATCCGCCACAGGAATCTCTTCTGTAAATTTTTCAGTTTGGCGCAGTACCGAAGTCTTTAAACCACTAAAACTAGAATCGTAGGGAAAATTAGGAATATGTCCTTGTGGAAACTTAAAGGCTTTGGGATTTCCTTGTTTTGCCACCTGATCAATAGCAGGTCCACCAGGATAACCTAGTCCCAGTAGCCGAGCCACCTTATCAAAAGCCTCTCCCGCAGCATCATCACGGGTTCTACCCAAAACTTGGTATTGTCCGTAGTCTTTTATTAAAATTAAACTGCTATGTCCACCCGATACTAATAAACATAAAAATGGTGGTTCTAGGCTTGGTTCCGCTAAGAAGGCAGAAAAAATATG
Encoded here:
- the tsaD gene encoding tRNA (adenosine(37)-N6)-threonylcarbamoyltransferase complex transferase subunit TsaD, which codes for MATVLAIETSCDETAVAVVSDRQILSNIITSQIKIHAEFGGVVPEIAARNHLETINYAIAQAYQESGLTWHEIDGIAVTAAPGLIGSLMIGMTAAKTLSLIHQKPLIGVHHLEGHIFSAFLAEPSLEPPFLCLLVSGGHSSLILIKDYGQYQVLGRTRDDAAGEAFDKVARLLGLGYPGGPAIDQVAKQGNPKAFKFPQGHIPNFPYDSSFSGLKTSVLRQTEKFTEEIPVADIAASFQETVALALSTRAINCAVENDLGTIVVVGGVAANSALRSHLNHLAQIHNLHLVFPPLVLCTDNAAMIGCAGAMHLKRGEVSDLSLRSYARMDITESQSLYQAIH